GCTTTTATCTATTCAGTTGGGAGAGTTTGTTTTGTCTCATGTCTGTTAGAATTCTATTTTTTGTCTTCAGATTTGAAATTATGAGAGCATTCCTGaattttgcttttgctttttcATTCTCAATTTAGATACACTTAATTTCGATTTAGAATTTGGGTTGGTGATATAATTCAATGTGTGGATTACAGTTAGGATGGAATCGGATCATGGAAAACTTTTTATTGGTGGAATTTCGTGGGATACTAATGAAGATCGGTTGAAGGAGTATTTCAAAAGTTATGGTGAAGTGGTGGAGGCAGTCATTATGAAGGATCGGACAACCGGTCGTGCTCGTGGATTTGGTTTTGTAGTGTTTGCAGACCCAGCAGTTGCAGAAAGAGTAGTTATGGATAAGCACATGATAGATGGTAGAACGGTACGCATTTGTGTTTCAACTCTTAACAACCAATTttcatttcttaattatttagtGTGTGAATTATAGTAGACTATATGATCAATTGTTTACTTATGAAAGTTTTTGTTAATTTCTTTCTCTATGTttgtttgaaaatcaaaatttcgtAACTCCAGAGTCGATCTGTTCAAATGCATATCGAATTCAAATAGTTCTTGTGTCTATAGAAAGCTTGTACTCGATTTTCTTTGTTCTCCTTGTTGATGCATACAAAAACATGTTAGTAATTTTTGCTTCTCTTTTCTCATTGGATGTAGAGAATACTCTAAGATCTAATTATTTTGTGGGGAATCATAAACAATTGCAGTGCCTTGTTCACGTAGTATGTAAATTTGGTATTTATTCAAATTCTAATTTTCAGGTCGAAGCAAAGAAGGCTGTACCTAGGGATGATCAACAGATTATGaatagaagcagcagcagcatccATGGCTCACCAGGTCCTGTTCGCACTAAAAAGATATTTGTAGGAGGTTTAGCATCAACTGTTACAGAGAGTGATTTCAAACAATACTTTGAACAATTTGGGGATATCACAGATGTTGTGGTGATGTATGACCACAATACCCAAAGACCTAGAGGATTCGGATTCATAACATATGAATTAGAGGATTCTGTTGACACGGTGCTGCTCAAAACATTTCACGAACTAAATGGTAAAATGGTAGAGGTTAAGCGGGCTGTCCCGAAAGAGTTATCTCCAGGACCTAACCGCAGTGTTTTAGGTGGATTTAATTACGGGATGAATAGGGTCAATAACTTCCTTACTGGCTTCAATCAGGGATTTAACCCGACCTCTATTGGTGGTTATGGTATGAGGATGGATAGGTTTAGTCCAGCTCCTGGTAGTAGAGGTGGGTTTTCTCCATTTGGTCCTTCTGGCTTTGGAATGGGTGTTAATTTTGATCAGGCATTGAGCCCAAGCTATGGAGGAAATGCAAATCTTAGCTCTAATTTCGGATATGGACGGGGTTTGAACCCTTACTTCAATGGGAACTCAAGTAGATACGGTAACTCTATTGGTTATGGTGGGGGCAATGGAGGAATTGGTTCAGTTTTGAACTCTACAGCTCGAAATGTGTGGGGCAACGGGGGAGGCATGATTACAAACTCATCTAATTCGGGTGGTGCTTACTTGGGTTCAGGAAGTGGGACTATTGGAGGAAATG
This is a stretch of genomic DNA from Papaver somniferum cultivar HN1 chromosome 1, ASM357369v1, whole genome shotgun sequence. It encodes these proteins:
- the LOC113302693 gene encoding heterogeneous nuclear ribonucleoprotein 1-like isoform X2 encodes the protein MESDHGKLFIGGISWDTNEDRLKEYFKSYGEVVEAVIMKDRTTGRARGFGFVVFADPAVAERVVMDKHMIDGRTVEAKKAVPRDDQQIMNRSSSSIHGSPGPVRTKKIFVGGLASTVTESDFKQYFEQFGDITDVVVMYDHNTQRPRGFGFITYELEDSVDTVLLKTFHELNGKMVEVKRAVPKELSPGPNRSVLGGFNYGMNRVNNFLTGFNQGFNPTSIGGYGMRMDRFSPAPGSRGGFSPFGPSGFGMGVNFDQALSPSYGGNANLSSNFGYGRGLNPYFNGNSSRYGNSIGYGGGNGGIGSVLNSTARNVWGNGGGMITNSSNSGGAYLGSGSGTIGGNAFGGNTAAANWGSSPISSAQAGGSGSSYNVGNLSYGNGDSNYGLGGGGYGRNSGANVNTPSYGTLNGIPDGAFEDFYGGGGGGGGSIYGDSTWRSNSELDISDSFGYGLGGTASDVASKSSAGFVGGYSVTNRQANRGIAA
- the LOC113302693 gene encoding heterogeneous nuclear ribonucleoprotein 1-like isoform X1, with amino-acid sequence MESDHGKLFIGGISWDTNEDRLKEYFKSYGEVVEAVIMKDRTTGRARGFGFVVFADPAVAERVVMDKHMIDGRTVEAKKAVPRDDQQIMNRSSSSIHGSPGPVRTKKIFVGGLASTVTESDFKQYFEQFGDITDVVVMYDHNTQRPRGFGFITYELEDSVDTVLLKTFHELNGKMVEVKRAVPKELSPGPNRSVLGGFNYGMNRVNNFLTGFNQGFNPTSIGGYGMRMDRFSPAPGSRGGFSPFGPSGFGMGVNFDQALSPSYGGNANLSSNFGYGRGLNPYFNGNSSRYGNSIGYGGGNGGIGSVLNSTARNVWGNGGGMITNSSNSGGAYLGSGSGTIGGNAFGGNTAAANWGSSPISSAQAGGSGSSYNVGNLSYGNGDSNYGLGGGGYGRNSGANVNTPSYGTLNGIPDGAFEDFYGGGGGGGGSIYGDSTWRSNSELDISDSFGYGLGGTASDVASKSSAGFVGGYSVTNRQANRGKTKESSNFSMKINPINLMNSLACLVGLPLFYHLLLQWISPINLVNYCTLSLNR